AGAAAAAAGTGGCGAGCACATACGGATAATCGGAATAGAGGATCCATTAAGCGGCGTAACTGTCACAGATGCACTAAGTAAGTTTAAAAAAACAGAAGATTTCACTTTAGTACTTTCTCATCGACCTGAAACCTTTCAAGATTATGTGGACAATCAATTAGATGTTGTTTTTTCAGGGCATGCGCATGGTGGTCAGTTTCGTATCCCAGGTTTGGGCGGGTTAGTGGCACCAGGGCAAGGGCTATTTCCCAAGTATACGGCAGGTTTGTATGAAGAGAAGGATACGAAAATGATTGTAAGTAGAGGACTTGGAAATAGTGTAATTCCTTTAAGAGTGTTCAATACACCAGAGTTAGTAGTTATCACCCTTCACGCCAAATAAAAAAGCTCTCCGCAACTTTAAATTGCAGAGAGCATATCTTATCGTTCTTCTTTATGGTCACCGTCGAAACGGTCTCTTGTTTCTCCAATGGTTTGTTGTGCTTCCCCTTTTAATTTATCGAGTTTACCTTTCGCTTGTAACTTCGTATCGCCGGTTGCATTACCAATTTGATCTTTTGTTTCCCCTTTTGCTTTGTTTACTGTTCCTTTAATTTTGTCAGACAATCCGCTCATTTAAATTCCTCCTCTAAAATATTGTTCTAGTATTTGTTTACCCGTTTGAGGAGTTTATGAAACTTGGACAATGTTAATTTCCTTGTCAGCATCTAAAGATTAGGGAAAATAAAAAAACTGCTTAAAGTTTTGCTTTAAGCAGAATGGCAACTTATTTAAACCAACCTTTTTCTCTAAACCGAGCAATAGCCTCGATTCGGTTGCCAACGTCTAATTTATCTAGTATGACAGAAATGTAGTTTCGAACAGTTCCGGTTGTTATGTAGAGCTCGCTCGCAATTTCCTTTGTGTTTTTTCCATCTGCAATCAATTCAAGTACTTGGCTCTCTCGATCGGTTAAAGGATTATCACCTTCGTACGCAATATCAACTAGTTCGGGAGCGTAAATACGTCGACCATCCATAATAATACGAATCGAATTAGCTAGTTCTTCACTTGGACTGTCCTTTAGTAAGTACCCACTGACACCAGCTTTTCGAGCACGTTCAAAATAGCCAGACCGAGCAAAAGTCGTTAAAATAATAACTTTGCATGCTTCATTTTTTAATTCATCTGCAGCATCCAGCCCACTTTTAACAGGCATTTCAATGTCCATAATACAAATATCAGGTTGCAACTGATGGATTAACTGAAGAGCTTCTTCTCCGTTATTCGCTTTCCCGACAACCTCCATATCCTCTTCTAAATCTAATAGAGAACCAAGGGCACCAAGCACCATTCTTTGATCTTCTGCAATCACAATTCGAATCATTTCTTAATCCTCCTGTCTAGTTTGTTGTATTACATTAGGCACGCGTATATTAAGAGTCGTTCCATTTTTCGAATGAATGTCTAAGCTACCATTGACGAATTCTAATCGTTCTTTTATTCCTCGAAGACCGTGGCCTCTAGACCAGTCTTTATTTACATCTAAGCCAATACCATTATCATGTACTTTAAGCAAAGTTTCCTTCGCAGACTGTTTGATCGAGATTGAACAAGAAGTAGCTTTACTATGTTTTACAACGTTTGTCACGGCTTCTTTTAAGCACATACTTAGTACGTTTTCTACTAGAAGAGGGGTTTTAACTAGTTTAGGTGTTCCGCTCATTTTATACGTAATTTGAGCAGCAAGGAGTATTTGTTTCACACGAAATAGTTCATCTTCTAGCTTCGTACCTCGCATATTAGTAACAAGTTCTCGTACTTCTTTTAAGACGGAACGAGCAGTTTGATTTATATCATTAATTTCATTTTTGGCAGCTTGTGTATTTATGTCAATCAGTCTACTAGCTAAATCACTTTTTAATCCAATAAGTGAAAGTTTCTGTCCAAGAGTATCATGTAAATCACGTGCAATACGTTCTCTTTCCTCTATGATGATATATTGGGAAATTCGCTTTTGCGCATCCTCTAACTGTCCTTCTAATACTTCGCGTTTGTTCCGGTTGTAAGTGTTGAATGGCAATAAAATTACGCCGATTAAACAAACGATGAGGTAAGGTAAATGGGAAAGGAAAAGGTCCGTTTGTGTAAAAAAACCAATGATAACTGCAGCAATCATTGCTAGTAAATGTATACTATAAATAACGAAAAAGCTTACCCGGTGCTGAATGTTTCCAATAAAAAAAGATAAAAAAATGGAAAAATAAATATATCCATATAAAAAAGTCATGGTCACGCTAATGGAGATTTCTACAAAAACGAATATATAAAGAAGTAATCCACTGGAAGTATAAGAAAAACGATAAACGACAAAAAATAATAGCAATAATACTAAACCAAAGATAATTTCAAATAGGCTGGAGGATTTAAAAATAAAAAAGAAAGGGAAAATACAGAAAATAATCCACGCATAAAAACTTAACCACGGATACTTAGGGAAAATTTGATACCACTTTGTCAATTGCTACACCTCTATTTTAATCGCACTCTTTTCATCCTATTATATAGGAAAAACCATTCCTGTCTAAATAGGAATGGTTTTTCGTGAAGTTTATTTTCCTTCAAGACTTGTACTTTTAGCATTTAGTTTTACTGCATCTTTAGAATTTTTTAGTAGATGCTTAATTTCTTTAAAGGTTACAAAGCTTTTGTTTTTATCGTCAAATAAGCGGAAATGAATAGACTTTAAGCTAGTACGAAGATTAATCGTCGTTGCTTGTTGTAAAGGCGGTGTTGATTCATGCGCTCTTTCCAAATTGTAGTTTGGAACCCTTGGGCTTAAATGATGCACATGGTGAAAACCAATGTTCCCTGTTAACCATTGTAAAACTAATGGTAACTTGTAATAGGAACTTCCTTCGACCGCTGCTTTTACATAATCCCATTCAGACTCATCTTCAAAATAAGAATCTTCAAATTGATGTTGCACATAGAATAACCAAATACCAAATGAACCAGCAACGAAAAGAATCGTACCTTGAATGATTAAAAATGCTTGCCATCCAATTAACCAAATCATAAGTGAATAAAGAACAACGATGGAAACATTTATTAAATAAGTGTTGTTGCGTTCTTTAGATCGAGCATCCTTACGATTAACTCGATTAGCTACTAAATACAATAACGCTGGTCCTAAACCAAACATGACGATTGGGTTACGATACAAACGATAAGAAAGTCGTTTAATCGGGGATGCTTGTACATATTCTTCCACGGTCATCATCCAGATATCACCGACACCGCGTTTATCTAAGTTTCCACTGGAAGCATGGTGGATATTATGTTCACGTTTCCATTTTTCATAAGCAAACAATGTAATGATCCCTGTAATGGTACCTGTAATACTATTTGCTTTCTTATTTTTAAAGAAAGATCCATGTGTACAATCATGAAAAATGATGAAAACTCGAACGACAAATCCTGCAGCGATAATAGATAAACCGATTGTCAACCAAATCGAAACATCCAGACTTAAGTATGCTAAGAACCAAAGAATAAAAAATGGTGGTATCGTATTTATAATTTGAAATATACTCTTTTTCAACTCGGAATTTTCAAATGGCTTTATTTTTTTTCGTAGTTCAAGCGTTTTTTCTCTGCTCATGCTGTTATTCCTCCTAAAAAGAACTATTACCATAACTATAAAGAGAAGTTGGTTTTAGGAGTAGGCATAAACGTCAAGTCATAAACATGACAAGTGTCATATAGGACGTTTAGTATGTAAAAAAAGCTGACCATAATATTGGCCAGCCCCTACTATTTATTAGCGATCACGCTTTAACAAACGCAATGTTTCATCAAATTCTCTTTCGATTTCAGCGTTTGGTTTGTATGTCATTAAACTAACAACAATAGTAACGATTAAACAAAGAATGAAACCAGGTACGATTTCGTATAAATTACTTGAAAGGTATTCAATTGAACCCCAGATAACAACAGTTATAGCTCCGACAATCATTCCAGATAAAGCACCAGCTGAAGTGATTTTTCTCCAGTAAAGTGAAAGCAATATAACAGGACCAAATGAAGCACCAAAACCTGCCCATGCGAAAGATACTAGCTTCAGGATTGTTTTATGTTCTCCCCAAGCTAGAATTGCAGCAATTATAGCTACGAGAAGTACAGCAATACGTCCATAGTTTACATATGTTTTATCAGATGCATCTGTTTTAATAATTGCTTTGTATAAATCTTCTATTAATGCGGAAGATGTCACAATTAGTTGAGAAGAAATGGTACTCATAATGGCTGCTAAAACCGCTGCAAGTACAAGTCCTGCGAGAAACGGATGGAAAATAATTTGTCCAAGAGCGATAAATACCGCTTCAGGGCTTGTTAGAGTGGCACCAGGATTTTGCGCAAAGTAAGCAACCCCTACTAACGCAGTGGCGGTTGCCCCAACTAAACTTATAATCATCCAACCAATCCCGATTCGGCGAGCTTGTTTCGTTTCTTTTACAGAACTTATTGCCATAAAGCGAACGATAATATGAGGCTGACCAAAGTATCCAAGACCCCAAGCAACTGTGGAAATTATTCCTAGGAAAGTGGTGCCTGCGAAAAGACTTAGATGTTTTGGGTCTACGGCTTTAATAGTTTCTACCGTTTCTCCCAATCCACCTGTCAAAAATATTCCGAAAATAGGCACACATATTAATGCAAGGAACATTAAAAGACCTTGAAGGAAATCGGTATAACTTACTGCCAAAAATCCCCCGAAAAGCGTGTACGCCACAACTACTGCGGATACAACTAAAAGTCCTGTATGATAGTCAAGCCCAAAAGAGCTTTCAAAAAATACTCCTCCAGCTACCATCCCTGAAGATACGTAAAACGTGAAAAATAATAAAATGATTAGACCGGATGCAATACGTAATAAACGTGATGATTGTTTTAAACGACTTTCTAAATAACTTGGGATTGTAATAGAATCATTGGATACTTGTGTATACACACGTAGTCTTGGTGCAACGAATAACCAGTTTAAATATGCGCCAATGGTAAGACCAATTGCGATCCAAGCTTGTCCCATCCCTGAAAAATAAATCGCTCCAGGTAACCCCATTAATAACCAACCAGACATATCGGCAGCACCCGCACTTAATGCGGTAACAGCTGGACCTAGT
The nucleotide sequence above comes from Psychrobacillus glaciei. Encoded proteins:
- a CDS encoding sensor histidine kinase gives rise to the protein MTKWYQIFPKYPWLSFYAWIIFCIFPFFFIFKSSSLFEIIFGLVLLLLFFVVYRFSYTSSGLLLYIFVFVEISISVTMTFLYGYIYFSIFLSFFIGNIQHRVSFFVIYSIHLLAMIAAVIIGFFTQTDLFLSHLPYLIVCLIGVILLPFNTYNRNKREVLEGQLEDAQKRISQYIIIEERERIARDLHDTLGQKLSLIGLKSDLASRLIDINTQAAKNEINDINQTARSVLKEVRELVTNMRGTKLEDELFRVKQILLAAQITYKMSGTPKLVKTPLLVENVLSMCLKEAVTNVVKHSKATSCSISIKQSAKETLLKVHDNGIGLDVNKDWSRGHGLRGIKERLEFVNGSLDIHSKNGTTLNIRVPNVIQQTRQED
- a CDS encoding response regulator transcription factor; the encoded protein is MIRIVIAEDQRMVLGALGSLLDLEEDMEVVGKANNGEEALQLIHQLQPDICIMDIEMPVKSGLDAADELKNEACKVIILTTFARSGYFERARKAGVSGYLLKDSPSEELANSIRIIMDGRRIYAPELVDIAYEGDNPLTDRESQVLELIADGKNTKEIASELYITTGTVRNYISVILDKLDVGNRIEAIARFREKGWFK
- a CDS encoding CsbD family protein, with product MSGLSDKIKGTVNKAKGETKDQIGNATGDTKLQAKGKLDKLKGEAQQTIGETRDRFDGDHKEER
- the putP gene encoding sodium/proline symporter PutP, whose product is MSTESYQLTAIIIYMAAMLVIGWFSYKKTANLTDYMLGGRSLGPAVTALSAGAADMSGWLLMGLPGAIYFSGMGQAWIAIGLTIGAYLNWLFVAPRLRVYTQVSNDSITIPSYLESRLKQSSRLLRIASGLIILLFFTFYVSSGMVAGGVFFESSFGLDYHTGLLVVSAVVVAYTLFGGFLAVSYTDFLQGLLMFLALICVPIFGIFLTGGLGETVETIKAVDPKHLSLFAGTTFLGIISTVAWGLGYFGQPHIIVRFMAISSVKETKQARRIGIGWMIISLVGATATALVGVAYFAQNPGATLTSPEAVFIALGQIIFHPFLAGLVLAAVLAAIMSTISSQLIVTSSALIEDLYKAIIKTDASDKTYVNYGRIAVLLVAIIAAILAWGEHKTILKLVSFAWAGFGASFGPVILLSLYWRKITSAGALSGMIVGAITVVIWGSIEYLSSNLYEIVPGFILCLIVTIVVSLMTYKPNAEIEREFDETLRLLKRDR
- a CDS encoding fatty acid desaturase gives rise to the protein MSREKTLELRKKIKPFENSELKKSIFQIINTIPPFFILWFLAYLSLDVSIWLTIGLSIIAAGFVVRVFIIFHDCTHGSFFKNKKANSITGTITGIITLFAYEKWKREHNIHHASSGNLDKRGVGDIWMMTVEEYVQASPIKRLSYRLYRNPIVMFGLGPALLYLVANRVNRKDARSKERNNTYLINVSIVVLYSLMIWLIGWQAFLIIQGTILFVAGSFGIWLFYVQHQFEDSYFEDESEWDYVKAAVEGSSYYKLPLVLQWLTGNIGFHHVHHLSPRVPNYNLERAHESTPPLQQATTINLRTSLKSIHFRLFDDKNKSFVTFKEIKHLLKNSKDAVKLNAKSTSLEGK